A genome region from Triticum aestivum cultivar Chinese Spring chromosome 2B, IWGSC CS RefSeq v2.1, whole genome shotgun sequence includes the following:
- the LOC123041641 gene encoding putative germin-like protein 2-1: MAAKFFLIALLALSFSRARASDPSQLQDFCVADRTSQVFVNGFACKDPKAAEVEDFFFSGLHMSGNTSNKQGSAVTAVNVAHIAGLNTLGISLARVDYARYGQNPPHIHPRASEILTVVEGSLYVGFVTSNPENKLFSKVLNKGDVFVFPQGLIHFQYNCGTKKAIAIAALSSKNPGVITITNAVFGSKPSISDDIIAKAFQVDKKIVDHIQAQF; encoded by the exons ATGGCGGCAAAGTTCTTCCTCATTGCCCTTCTGGCTCTGTCATTTTCCCGTGCTCGTGCCTCGGACCCGAGCCAGCTCCAAGATTTCTGCGTCGCTGACAGGACATCCCAAG TTTTTGTCAATGGATTTGCCTGCAAGGACccgaaggctgcggaggtagaagaCTTCTTCTTCTCTGGCCTTCACATGTCCGGGAACACGAGCAACAAGCAAGGCTCCGCTGTGACGGCGGTTAATGTGGCGCATATTGCTGGGCTGAACACTTTGGGCATCTCCTTGGCTCGGGTTGATTATGCTCGATATGGTCAAAACCCACCCCACATCCACCCCCGTGCATCTGAGATCCTGACGGTGGTAGAAGGCTCACTCTATGTTGGTTTCGTGACCTCGAACCCCGAGAACAAGTTGTTCTCAAAAGTTCTTAACAAAGGGGATGTTTTTGTGTTTCCACAAGGGCTAATTCACTTTCAGTACAACTGCGGAACCAAAAAAGCTATAGCCATTGCGGCGCTGAGCAGCAAGAACCCTGGAGTGATCACCATAACCAATGCGGTGTTTGGATCCAAGCCGTCCATCTCAGATGATATCATTGCCAAAGCCTTCCAGGTGGACAAGAAGATTGTTGACCATATTCAAGCTCAGTTCTAA
- the LOC123046023 gene encoding DEAD-box ATP-dependent RNA helicase 6 has translation MDQRARYPPGIGNGRGGNPNYYGRGPPPTQQHQHQQPPQQQQQAQGQRQSQHSQHHSQQLQHQQWLRRNQTAGEAAAGAARASEHHAPAAAGDADLSSQDWKAQLKLPPPDTRYQTEDVTATKGNEFEDYFLKRELLMGIYEKGFERPSPIQEESIPIALTGSDILARAKNGTGKTAAFCIPALEKIDQDKNAIQVVILVPTRELALQTSQVCKELGKHLKIQVMVTTGGTSLKDDIVRLYQPVHLLVGTPGRVLDLTKKGICILKDCSMLIMDEADKLLSPEFQPSVEQLIRYLPSSRQILMFSATFPVTVKAFKDKYLPKPYVINLMDELTLKGITQFYAFVEERQKVHCLNTLFSKLQINQSIIFCNSVNRVELLAKKITELGYSCFYIHAKMLQDHRNRVFHDFRNGACRNLVCTDLFTRGIDIQAVNVVINFDFPKTAETYLHRVGRSGRFGHLGLAVNLITYEDRFNLYRIEQELGTEIKPIPPQIDRTIYCQ, from the exons ATGGATCAGCGGGCGAGGTATCCTCCCGGCATCGGCAACGGCCGCGGCGGGAATCCTAACTATTACGGCCGTGGCCCGCCGCCGACGCAGCAGCATCAGCATCAGCagccgccgcagcagcagcagcaggcgcaGGGGCAGCGGCAGTCGCAGCACTCGCAGCACCACAGCCAGCAGCTTCAGCATCAGCAGTGGCTTCGGCGGAATCAGACCGCTGGCGAGGCCGCCGCGGGCGCCGCCAGAGCCAGCGAGCACCATGCGCCGGCTGCCGCGGGTGACGCCGATTTGAG TTCGCAAGACTGGAAGGCCCAATTGAAGCTTCCACCTCCAGATACACGCTACCAGACCGAG GATGTCACTGCAACTAAGGGAAACGAATTTGAAGACTATTTTCTGAAGCGTGAACTTCTTATGGGCATATATGAGAAAGGATTTGAAAGACCGTCTCCTATCCAAGAAGAAAGCATTCCTATTGCATTAACCGGCAGCGACATTCTTGCAAGAGCAAAAAATGGAACCGGGAAGACTGCTGCATTTTGTATACCTGCGCTAGAGAAGATTGATCAAGACAAAAATGCTATTCAAG TTGTTATATTGGTCCCCACGAGGGAATTGGCTTTACAAACATCACAAGTCTGCAAGGAACTTGGGAAACACTTGAAGATTCAAGTCATGGTCACTACTGGAGGAACAAGCCTAAAGGATGATATTGTCCGTCTTTATCAACCTGTGCATTTACTTGTGGGGACGCCTGGTCGTGTTTTGGACCTTACGAAGAAAGGCATTTGCATTCTGAAGGACTGTTCAATGCTTATTATGGATGAG GCAGACAAGCTTCTTTCTCCTGAGTTCCAACCTTCTGTGGAGCAGTTAATTCGATACCTTCCATCGAGTCGACAGATTCTGATGTTCTCTGCAACATTCCCTGTGACTGTCAAGGCTTTCAAGGACAAATATCTGCCTAAACCCTATGTTATTAATCTTATGGACGAACTTACACTGAAGGGAATTACCCAGTTCTACGCCTTTGTTGAAGAAAGGCAGAAAGTCCATTGTCTGAACACTCTTTTTTCCAAG CTGCAAATTAATCAATCTATAATATTCTGTAACTCCGTAAATCGTGTTGAACTACTGGCGAAGAAGATCACAGAGCTTGGTTACTCTTGCTTCTACATCCATGCTAAAATGCTGCAGGATCATCGTAATAGAGTATTCCATGATTTCCGTAATGGCGCATGCAGGAACCTTGTGTGTACAG ATCTTTTTACAAGGGGAATAGATATCCAAGCTGTTAATGTTGTTATCAATTTTGATTTCCCCAAGACCGCTGAAACCTATCTCCACAGG GTTGGTAGATCTGGGAGATTTGGCCACCTTGGCCTGGCTGTGAATCTGATCACCTACGAGGATCGTTTTAACTT GTATCGGATTGAGCAGGAGCTTGGAACTGAGATAAAACCCATACCTCCTCAGATAGACCGGACGATATACTGCCAATAG